The following is a genomic window from Candidatus Methylomirabilis sp..
GGGCCATCTACCTGGCCCCGGACTCCGCCGCCGCCCACTTTCTTCTGGGCAGCCTCCTCCTGCGGCAGGGACAGCGCAAGCGGGGGCGGCGCTCGATGGAGACCGTCGTGAGCCTGCTGAATTCCATCCCGCGCGATGAGACAGTGGCGGGCGGCGGCGGCCTGACCGCCGGCCGGCTGCTTGAGACGGCCAGGGCGTATCTGGAGATGGTTGAAGCGGGGGTTGGGTGATGGGGGATGGGGGACTGAAAGCTGATGACCGATGGCTGATCGCTTAAATTGGCAAACGGCCTACTTGCGGCTGGAGCAAGCACGCCGAACTCTGGAAGCCGGCAGGAATCCGCTCCCTGAAGAGGTCAAGCGAATCTTGAGGGACCGGGCTCAAGCACTGGCCAAGCCCTTGGCGGAGGTCCGAACCCCCGCAGAGGCGCTCGATTTGCTGGTCTTCTCGCTTCCGGGGGAGCGGTACGGCATTGAGACGGCTCACGTCCGGGGAGTGATTTCCCTCCGGGATCTGACGTCTGTGCCGTGCACGCCGCCGGTCATTCTCGGCGTTGTCAACTACCGGGGGCGCATCCTGCCGGTCCTGGACCTCCGAGGGCTGTTCAAGCTGCCTGGGCAAGGCATCACCGAGGGGGGCCGCGTTGTGGCGGTGGAGGCTGGAGGGATGACGTTCGGGATCTCCGCCGACGCCGTGGCAGGGACCATCCGGGTGGCGGCTCACGAGATCGCGCTCTCTCCGGTGACCCTC
Proteins encoded in this region:
- a CDS encoding chemotaxis protein CheW, whose product is MADRLNWQTAYLRLEQARRTLEAGRNPLPEEVKRILRDRAQALAKPLAEVRTPAEALDLLVFSLPGERYGIETAHVRGVISLRDLTSVPCTPPVILGVVNYRGRILPVLDLRGLFKLPGQGITEGGRVVAVEAGGMTFGISADAVAGTIRVAAHEIALSPVTLSAGRHACIRGITGEMIAVLDLEALARDPRIVVNEEVGG